GCCTTCCTACGGGCACAGGAGAAGGTCCATGCCTAGACGGGTCGTGATCACCGGGCTCGGGCCGATCACCCCGATCGGGATCGGGAAGGAGGCGTACTGGCAGGGGCTGCGGTCCGGGAAGAGCGGGGTGCGGCGGGTGGACGATCGCGTCGATCTGGAGGGAATCGACGTCAAGATCGGGGCTCCCGTCGTCGACTTCGACCCGCTCGAGCACATGGACCGCCGGCGGGCGCGTCGGCTCGACCGGAGCGCTCAGTTCGGGCTCGTCGCCACCAAGCTCGCCCTCGCCGATGCCGAGCTCGACCCGAAAGCGCTCGACCCGACCCGGAGCGGGGTGATCGCCGGGACCGGGATCGGCGGACTGGAGACGCTATCCGACAACTTCAAGCTGTTGTTCGAACAGGGGCCGCGTCGGGTCAGCCCGTTCTTCATCCCGCGGCTGATGCCGAACGCCGTTGCGGGAGAGATCGCGATCGAGTATGGCCTGCGCGGGGGGAACTTCGGGGTCGTGTCGGCATGCGCCAGCTCGGCGCACGCGATCGGAATCGCCGGGGAGCTGATCAAGGCGGGGTTCCTCGACGTCGCCATCGCCGGCGGGGCGGAAGCGGTCATGGTGACCATCGCCTACGCCGGATTCACCCAGCTCGGGGCCCTGTCCAAACGGAACGATGCCCCGACCCGCGCCTCCCGTCCGTTCGACCGCGACCGGGACGGGTTCGTGATCGGAGAGGGGGCGGGGTTCTTGATCCTGGAGGAGGAGGGGCACGCCCGCGCCCGGGGGGCACGGATCTACGCCGAGCTCGCCGGGTTCGGGATGAGCGATGATGCCTATCACATCACTGCTCCCTCCTCGGACGGGACCGGGGCGGCGGAGGCGATCCAGGCGGCCCTTGCCCAGGCCGGGATCGAGCCGGACCGGATCGACTACCTGAATGCACACGGGACATCGACCGTGCTCAACGACCGTGCCGAAACCCAGGCCATCAAGCGGGCGTTGGGGGAGGCGGCGTACAAGGTGCGGATAAGCTCCACCAAATCGCAGATCGGTCACCTCCTCGGCGCGGCCGGGGCGGTGGAGGCGATCGCTACTCTCCTCACGATGGAGCACGGGTTCATCCCGGCGACGATCAATCTGGAAAACCCCGACCCCGAATGCGACTTGGATTACACTCCGACCCCGACCGCGGCGGAGATAAGGGTGGCGTTGAGCGAGTCGTTCGGGTTCGGAGGACAGAACGCAGTTCTCGTGTTCCGTGGGGTTAACCGGCGCTAGCAGGAGTGAGGCTCTTCCTGCTGGTCAACGACGGCTGGACACTGGAGTCGGATAGGAATCGTCATCGCGCACGGTGCACCCCGATCCGCGGTCGGGAAACTCGACGGCGTAAAGGGTGCAGTATTCCTCGATCGCAGCCGGGGATGAAAACGGTAGGACGTTCAGCTGGGAGGTCTCATCATCCCGTTCGAACCGGAAGCTCACCGGGATGAGCGTCCCCGGCGGAGCCGAGCTGTGGGTGGCGGCGATCCTCCCCGCGAGTTCGACGATCTCTCTTACCTCGAACGCCGTCTTCTTGGGCCAATTCGTCCGCACCATCGCCATCGGCCCGGGATAGGTCGGGAGGTAGACCCGCAGGTCCTGGGGGAGGAGAAGGTCCTGCAGCGCCCGCTTTTCCTCCTCCGTAGCTGCCAGGACGATCTTCACATCCGGGGGGCATCGGTAGTAGAGGCGGAAATCGAGGAGCCTGATGGCGTTCAGGTTGAAGTGCTCCTCAGTGAGCAGGCTCTCCAGCCGCGCCCCGAACCCAGGGAATGTCAACTTGCACCTCATCTCCGCGCTGAACGGATCGCCATCCGCAACGATCCCGAGGCGGGCGGCGATCTCGGGGAGGAGAGGCGAATCATGTTCCTTAAGTCCGAATAGGTGCTTCCGCTCGACCCAGCCGACCCGTTCCGCCTGGGTCGGGGGGAGGAGGTGAGCGGAGAGAGGGCGGAGGACGAGACCGGTGATCCCCAGCGCCTCATCGATCCGCGTCAGGTCATCGGCAGAGAGGCCGCGTTGCCCGGCGATCTCCCCGGTGACGATGAAGTCGGCCTTGAGGCGCTCCATGTACCGGGCGGCCCGCATGAGGATGATCGTGCGGCAACTGAGGCAGCTTCGGGTAAGGGCGAACGAGCCGCGGGGCGGGATGTTCGCCATGCGGCGGTACTCCTTCTTCAGGGATTGGGTGCGGAGCGGGACCCCGGGCCATTCCTCCTTCACCAACTCGCGCAACGGCCCGGAATCGGCGAAGAACGGGGACCGGAAGTGAAGCAGGAATAACTCGTCCACCTGGCGGGCTACCACCCGGGCCGCCACCCGGCTGGCCAGGCTCCCGGAGAAGAGAGCGAGTGCCCGCGTCACCCTTGTCCCCCTACCGCCGTGGCTCGATCAGGCCGTAATTACCGTCGCGGCGGTGGTAGATGATGTTTACCGCATCAGTCTCCGCGTTGATGAACACCAGGAATCCTTTATCGATCGCATCGAGCTGCAGGGCAGCCTCCTCGGGGGTCATTGGTTTCTGAAAGTACGTGTCGGTACGGATGATCTCGCGGTGGTTCACCTTCCCTACCGCCTCCTCGGGGAGGGCGTCCTTTTTCCCCCGGTCCTTAACACTGGTCAGCTGATCCTTGTACTTGACCAGCTGCCGCTTCAGCTTGTCGATGGCGGCGTCGATCGAGGCGTACATGTCCGAAGATTCCTCTCGGGCTGTTATCACCTTGCGATTGACGAGGTGCGCGTGCATATCGGCTATCTGCCGCTCCTTTTCCACCGTGAGGACAACGTCAATGCTGACGATCCCATCGAAGTAGCGCTCCAATCCGCTGGTCTTTTCGATGACGTAAGACCTCAACGCTTCGCTCGAACCGGTGTGTCGCTCGACGATTTTTACCTTCATGCCCCCTCCTTTTCCTGAAAAGATCATAGCAAAAAAGCGGGGGGCAGTCAATGATGTAAAACAAGAGAATAAAATAATTGAGGAGAGGCTAGACTGGTTGATCGACCGGTTTACCGAGGGAGGAGATGCGGGCGCGAAGGATGCGGGAGACGAGGTGAAGGGCACGGCGGTCGAGGTCGGGCTGGTACACCCCGAACTCGCGGGCGACGAACGCGTTCAGATTGCTCCGATAGTGGGTCCCGTCCGTGCGCCGTTCCCGTACGATCAGCCCCATCTCGAGGAACTCGCGCGGGGGGGAGTTCTCGATCACCCCGCGGGCGCAGTCGGTCCATGCCGCGATCTGGCTCACGGAGTAGGAGAGGGGAGCATGCTCCACCAAAAACGCGAGGATCCGCCGCTCGAGGATCCCCTTGTGGGCGATCCGCGCCGTGAGCCGGTCGATGTGGCGGAGTACGGCGGGGGGGAGCGATTCTCCGCGGGGCGGGGGAGCCTCTTCCTCGAGGTCGATTACCATGTTCTCATCCGTCGTGGCGGAGCCGATCCCGTGGACCGTCGCCGGAACCCGGTCCGGCCCGATTCCATTTCCTCCTTCCACCGAGTGAACGATCGCTTTGGAGATCTCCTGGATCTCGGGGAGCGAGGGGGTGGGGACTTCGACCTTGATGTAGCCGAGGGTACGGGCGATCTCCTCCAACTGCTCGATCTTCTTCTCCCGCTCGGCGAGCGCGGCCTCCAATCGGGCGATCTTCTCCTTCAGCGCATCGAGGCGTGTTTTCTTCCCCTTCCCCTGCTTCGCCCGCTCGATCGCCTCGATGATCGACTGGCTTACCTGCTTGAGCTGAGGAGTGACCACCACCTCAAGCGACGGGGTGAACCCGGCGTGGAACGTCTCCCGCTCGCGCACGTAGATCGGGAGGACGGTATCGCCGTTTATGTACACGCAGTTCCCGGTGTCGAGGGCGGAGATCAGCTCCTTCACCTCGCTCTTCCGCCACGGGAGGAGCTCGGAGTAGACCCGCATGTCCGCCTCGTGCACCACGCGGTGGAGAAACAGGATCCCGGCCTGGGAGAGGACGTCCTTCTCCACCTTGGCCGAGCGTTGGGAGACGATGATCGCCCCCAGGCCGCGCTTGCGCCCGCGCAGGGCGATGCGGGCGATCAGCTCCTTGAGCTCGGTGCGCGTCCCTTGAGGGATGAACTCGTGCGCCTCCTCGATCCCCACGATGTAGGGGCGGCGCAGCTTGCCGGCGAGGTTCCACAGCGCGGTCAGATACTCCTGCAGGAAGGCGTTCCGCTCCTCGGACAAGAAACCGGACAGGTCGAGGACGACCGGAACGTTCTTCTCCATACTGATCTGCGCGATCTCCTCAGCGCAGTCGGCGTCGACCTCGATCTCCACCCCTTCCCCGGTTCCGACCACCAGGACCTCGAACTTCTCCTTCAGCCCGAAGTACTCCCCGTCGATGTCGACGATGGAGAGAGGATAATTATGTTTGAGGAGCTCCTCGAAGATCACCCCGGCGGTGTTCGACTTCCCCGAGCCGCGGATCCCGAGGATGGCGATGCACTGACCGATGATCTCCTCCAGGTTCAGTGCCAGGTCGTCGCTTATGTGAAGAGGTGTCGCCATCAGTCTCCAACCTTTCGGTGAACGCGATCTCGGTCCGAGTCTACGGAAGGGGAGATGGCTGCTCCAGCCCGGATGTCCCTCACCCGGGGGGCGTTCTTCCTTCTTTAGCGATCAGGGCACGGGCGGCGGCGATCGCCTCCTCCCTCGTGGTGATCTCCCCGGAGAGGATCCGGTCATGGACCTTGTTCAGGACCTCGCCGAGGAACGGCCCCGGCTGCAGCCCGAGCTCGATCAGGGTGTTCCCATCGATCAGCTCCCGCGCCCGGTTCAGGCTTCCCACGTGCTCGATGTGTTCGATCACGCGCAGGGTCTCCTCGATCACCGGGCCCCATCCGGCCGCGCGGTGGGCGCTCGCTTCGGAATCAGCGATGAGGACCTGGAGAAGGTCGAAGAACAACGGGAATCTGCGGCGCAGGGATTTTTCTCCTTCCGCCTCCCCCTCGCTGATGAACCGGACCTGCTTGCCCCGGCCCATCTTGGGAAAGACGGCGACCCGCATGTGGTTCTTGACGAGGTAGACGAGGCGGGCGACGTCCGCACGGGAGAGGCGGAGCCGCTCACCGATCCGTTTCGTCATCCGCGCCCCGATCGCTTCGTGCCCGCCCATGTTCACCCCACCGCTCCGGGCGAGGGCCTTCGGCTTTCCGATGTCATGGAGGAGGACCCCGAGCTTCACAAGTGGATCGCGCACGAACCCATCCGCGACCCGCACGGCCATGACCGTATGCACGTACACGTCCCCCTCAGGATGGTATTCCTCCGGCTGGGGAACCCCTTTCAATGCCTCGATCTCAGGGAGGATGTGGGGGAGGAGGCGGAATTCGTCGAGGAGCTCGAGCCCGTGCGCCGCCCGGTTGGTCTTGAAAATGCGAAGGAGTTCATCGCGGATCCGCTCCCAGGATATCGCGGTGATGTGAGCCGCGTTCTCCTTGATCGCCGCCGCCGTTTCCGGCTCGATCTCTCCTCCGATTTGGCAGGCGAACCGGACCGCGCGCAGCATGCGCAGGTAGTCCTCGGAGAACCGAGCACGCGGGTCTCCGATCGCCCGGATCCGTCGTGCCCGCAGGTCCTCGACCCCACCGACGAGGTCGATCACCCTCCCGTCAAGATCAGCGGCGAGCCCGTTCATCGTCAGATCGCGTCGGTTTACGTCTCCGGCGAGGTCGCGCACCAGCTCCACCTTCCCCGGCCAGCGGCCGTCGTAGTCGGATTCGGTGCGGAAGGTGGCGACCTCGTACTGGCGGCCGTCCGGGGCGACAATCACGAGGACCCCGAACTCTTCCCCCACCCCGACGATCGGCCGGTCCGGGAACAGGGCGCGGATCTCTCGTGGGAGGGCGGAGGTGGCGATGTCGACCTCGGCCGGAACGAAATCATCCCGCCCCTCCCACCTAGCGAGGAGGGAGTCTCGCACCGCACCGCCGATCAGGTAGGCCTCATGTCCGGCCGCGTGCAGCCGTTCGAGTATCTCCCGGGCGAACGGGTGCGCGGTGAATATCCTGTCGATGTCGATCCGTTCCATGCTGAGCCCGAGGATACAGGGGCAGGGCGACGAAGCGCAAGGGGAGCCCTGCTTCGGTTCTCTCCCTCTAGTCCGGGAGCAGGTGCACACAGCAAGGGTTTGTGTATGATTGGGTGATGACGACACGCGGGATTGAAGAGCTGAAGAACGTCGGGGTGGAGTTCTCCGTCCTCTCTTACCGTCCCGAAGAAACGGGGGCCGAGTACGCCGCCCGCGCCCTCGGCCTCCCTCCGCGCGAGGTGATAAAGAGCCTCGTCTTTCAGGAGGACTCCGGAGGATTTGTCTTTGCCCTGATCGACGGAGCAGGACGGGTGAGCGGCAAGAAGCTCGCGCGGGCGTGCGGGTGCAAGCGTGTACTTCCGGCGAGCCCGCACGATGCGGAGCGGGTCACCGGCTACCAGGTAGGAGGGATCAGTCCGCTCGGGGCGAAGCGCGCGCTTCCCGTCTTCTTGGACGCCGAAACCGCAAAGAACGATACCGTCGTGATCAACGCCGGAGCACGCGGGACGTTGGTCCGCCTGGCGACGGCGGACCTCATCCGAATAACGGATGCAACGGTCGCCGACATCCGGAAGGAGTAAGCCGCTAATCCTCTTCGAGCCTTGCGATCATCTCGGAGATGACGTCGAATCCCCCCTGCCAGAAGGCGGGATCCGCCATGTCGATCCCGGCCTCATCCAGGATCTCCTGCGGCGCGGCCGCCCCACCGTGGGCGAGGATGCGCAGGTACTTGGGGACGAAGCTCTTCCCTTCCTCCTTGTAGAGCTTGTAGAGCCCCAACACGAGGAGCTGGCCGAAGCTGTAGGCATAGCAGTAGAACGGAGTCTGATAGATGTGGGGGATCGACACCCATTCCCAGCGGAACTCCTCACCCACCGCGACCGCGTCCCCGAACTGCTCGTGCAGGTTCTCGAGGTAGCGGGCGGAAAGCTCGTCGGTCGTAATCCCCCGGACGATAAGCCCGTGTGCCTCCTGCTCGAACAGGACGAAGTACGCCTGACGGGTGACGGTGGCGTAGGCACCGTCCACGAACCGGGCGAGGACCTCCCGGCGGATACGCGGATCTCTCTCCTTCTCCAGGGTGCTCTCCAGAAGGAGGATCTCGGAAAAGACCGAGGCCGTCTCCGCCAGCGGCAGGGCGGAGTGGAAGGTGAGGGGGGAGTGGTCGGCCGCCATGAGGGCGTGCACCGCGTGCCCGAGCTCGTGGGCAAGGGTGGAGACGTCGTCGTAGCGGCCGTTGTAGTTCAGAAGGACCCACGGGGTGAGCCCGGGAAGGACCCCGTAGCAGAACGCTCCTCCTTCCTTCCCCGGTCTGACCTCCGCGTCGAGGTGTCCCTCCTCGATCACCCGGCGGGCGTGCCCGGCGAGCTCCGGGGAGAACCGCGCCAGGCTCTCGAGCACGAGGCTCACCGCCTCATCCAGGGTGTAGCTCGTCGGAGAAGCCCCGAGCGGAGCGTAGAGGTCGTAGCGGCGGAGCCGCTCCATCCCCAGCCACTTCGCCTTCAGCCGGAAGTAGTCCTGGAAGACGGAGGCGTTATCACGGCAGACCGCAAGCAGGGTATCCACTACGGCGTCCGGGATGTCGTTTTGCAGGTTGCGGGGCGCAATCGGAGAGGAGAAACCGCGCAGCCCGATCTCCTCATCGTTCCAGTTGCGCACCACGTACTGGTAGATCTGTCCGAGCAGGGTCCCGTGGGCCCCGTACACGCGGTAGAGCTCCTGGTACGCGGCCGCGCGCAGGTCGGGGTTGGGGTCGTGAGCATAGGTCATCAGCTGCGAGCGGGTGAGGGTCTTCTTCACCCCGTCCACCTCGAGCGTGAAGCTGAACGAGTTGGTGATCATGTCGTACAAGGTGACAAGAGCGCTCGCCCCGGTCGCGTCCTTGACGTTTATCACCCGTTCTTCCACCTCGGACAGGGTGTAGGGAGTGAACCGACGGAGTGTCTCAAGGTAGTAGCGCACATCACCACTCGCGGCGAGGAGGCGGTCCGCTGTTTCGTCGGGGAGTCCCTTCCACCACAGCTCGAAGAACAGGGTCCGATTC
The sequence above is a segment of the Candidatus Bipolaricaulota bacterium genome. Coding sequences within it:
- the fabF gene encoding beta-ketoacyl-ACP synthase II, coding for MPRRVVITGLGPITPIGIGKEAYWQGLRSGKSGVRRVDDRVDLEGIDVKIGAPVVDFDPLEHMDRRRARRLDRSAQFGLVATKLALADAELDPKALDPTRSGVIAGTGIGGLETLSDNFKLLFEQGPRRVSPFFIPRLMPNAVAGEIAIEYGLRGGNFGVVSACASSAHAIGIAGELIKAGFLDVAIAGGAEAVMVTIAYAGFTQLGALSKRNDAPTRASRPFDRDRDGFVIGEGAGFLILEEEGHARARGARIYAELAGFGMSDDAYHITAPSSDGTGAAEAIQAALAQAGIEPDRIDYLNAHGTSTVLNDRAETQAIKRALGEAAYKVRISSTKSQIGHLLGAAGAVEAIATLLTMEHGFIPATINLENPDPECDLDYTPTPTAAEIRVALSESFGFGGQNAVLVFRGVNRR
- the raiA gene encoding ribosome-associated translation inhibitor RaiA, whose translation is MKVKIVERHTGSSEALRSYVIEKTSGLERYFDGIVSIDVVLTVEKERQIADMHAHLVNRKVITAREESSDMYASIDAAIDKLKRQLVKYKDQLTSVKDRGKKDALPEEAVGKVNHREIIRTDTYFQKPMTPEEAALQLDAIDKGFLVFINAETDAVNIIYHRRDGNYGLIEPRR
- a CDS encoding DUF87 domain-containing protein gives rise to the protein MATPLHISDDLALNLEEIIGQCIAILGIRGSGKSNTAGVIFEELLKHNYPLSIVDIDGEYFGLKEKFEVLVVGTGEGVEIEVDADCAEEIAQISMEKNVPVVLDLSGFLSEERNAFLQEYLTALWNLAGKLRRPYIVGIEEAHEFIPQGTRTELKELIARIALRGRKRGLGAIIVSQRSAKVEKDVLSQAGILFLHRVVHEADMRVYSELLPWRKSEVKELISALDTGNCVYINGDTVLPIYVRERETFHAGFTPSLEVVVTPQLKQVSQSIIEAIERAKQGKGKKTRLDALKEKIARLEAALAEREKKIEQLEEIARTLGYIKVEVPTPSLPEIQEISKAIVHSVEGGNGIGPDRVPATVHGIGSATTDENMVIDLEEEAPPPRGESLPPAVLRHIDRLTARIAHKGILERRILAFLVEHAPLSYSVSQIAAWTDCARGVIENSPPREFLEMGLIVRERRTDGTHYRSNLNAFVAREFGVYQPDLDRRALHLVSRILRARISSLGKPVDQPV
- a CDS encoding CCA tRNA nucleotidyltransferase; translation: MERIDIDRIFTAHPFAREILERLHAAGHEAYLIGGAVRDSLLARWEGRDDFVPAEVDIATSALPREIRALFPDRPIVGVGEEFGVLVIVAPDGRQYEVATFRTESDYDGRWPGKVELVRDLAGDVNRRDLTMNGLAADLDGRVIDLVGGVEDLRARRIRAIGDPRARFSEDYLRMLRAVRFACQIGGEIEPETAAAIKENAAHITAISWERIRDELLRIFKTNRAAHGLELLDEFRLLPHILPEIEALKGVPQPEEYHPEGDVYVHTVMAVRVADGFVRDPLVKLGVLLHDIGKPKALARSGGVNMGGHEAIGARMTKRIGERLRLSRADVARLVYLVKNHMRVAVFPKMGRGKQVRFISEGEAEGEKSLRRRFPLFFDLLQVLIADSEASAHRAAGWGPVIEETLRVIEHIEHVGSLNRARELIDGNTLIELGLQPGPFLGEVLNKVHDRILSGEITTREEAIAAARALIAKEGRTPPG
- a CDS encoding aminoacyl-tRNA deacylase; translated protein: MTTRGIEELKNVGVEFSVLSYRPEETGAEYAARALGLPPREVIKSLVFQEDSGGFVFALIDGAGRVSGKKLARACGCKRVLPASPHDAERVTGYQVGGISPLGAKRALPVFLDAETAKNDTVVINAGARGTLVRLATADLIRITDATVADIRKE
- a CDS encoding M3 family oligoendopeptidase, whose translation is MTSVRGRWSLDDLASPERLDEDIDELNTAVVALEKKRSALTPEIGVDEFRELIGLVEQITAGARRLRAYADLWFAEDTGNQSALAFQGRIEKLLTDVRNRTLFFELWWKGLPDETADRLLAASGDVRYYLETLRRFTPYTLSEVEERVINVKDATGASALVTLYDMITNSFSFTLEVDGVKKTLTRSQLMTYAHDPNPDLRAAAYQELYRVYGAHGTLLGQIYQYVVRNWNDEEIGLRGFSSPIAPRNLQNDIPDAVVDTLLAVCRDNASVFQDYFRLKAKWLGMERLRRYDLYAPLGASPTSYTLDEAVSLVLESLARFSPELAGHARRVIEEGHLDAEVRPGKEGGAFCYGVLPGLTPWVLLNYNGRYDDVSTLAHELGHAVHALMAADHSPLTFHSALPLAETASVFSEILLLESTLEKERDPRIRREVLARFVDGAYATVTRQAYFVLFEQEAHGLIVRGITTDELSARYLENLHEQFGDAVAVGEEFRWEWVSIPHIYQTPFYCYAYSFGQLLVLGLYKLYKEEGKSFVPKYLRILAHGGAAAPQEILDEAGIDMADPAFWQGGFDVISEMIARLEED